ACACATGGTAGACGTAAGCCAACACGAACTCGTACCGGAGCACACCGTTCTCGAGGAGGATGTCCTCGAGGAGGTCCTCACCGAGTACAACATCGATCGTACAGACCTGCCGAAAATCAAACGCAACGATTCCGCCCTGCCCGACGAGGCGGAGATCGGCGATGTCATCAAAATCGTTCGGGACTCACGGACAACCGACCAGGCAGTCGTATACCGACTCGTGGTGGAATAAATGGCAACAGAACTGAACAGATCCAAACGACGCGACATTTCGCGCGAATACTTCTCGAAGGAACGACTCGCCGAACACCACTACCGCTCGTTCAACGCCTTCCTCGGCCGAGGGATGCAGGAGGTCGTCGACGAGAAGGCGACGATCGATACGGACATCGGCGACAAGGAAGGCGAGGAGCCGGTCCACGTCGAACTCGGCGACGTGCGCGTCGTCACACCCCGCGTTCGGGAGGCCGACGGTTCCGAAGAACTGCTGTACCCACAGGAGGCCCGCCTCCGAAACATCACCTACTCCGCACCCGTCTTCATGGAGATGTCGATCGTCAAGGGCGAGGAGGGCGACGAGCGCGTCGTCGATTCGACCGAGACGAAGATTGGTCGGATGCCGATCATGGTCGGCTCCGAGAAGTGTAACATCGCCGGC
Above is a window of Natronorubrum tibetense GA33 DNA encoding:
- a CDS encoding DNA-directed RNA polymerase subunit H — protein: MVDVSQHELVPEHTVLEEDVLEEVLTEYNIDRTDLPKIKRNDSALPDEAEIGDVIKIVRDSRTTDQAVVYRLVVE